The following proteins are encoded in a genomic region of Nitratireductor sp. GISD-1A_MAKvit:
- a CDS encoding phage portal protein — protein MLAALRKYLPGAKRRNDVTRAVNAASEAWPDAPSAVSGAADYRQAAQTVAQRVAGLYVNDSVARSAVELLISQIAGTGVRLNTADNELDAAFNEARLDPSRRLSSTAIQRAAMRSWALTGEVLGIHRVVGAAYAFQLLDPEQLDRSRNEIRADGGSIVAGVETDARGVVVAYWILPDAPTAPFATITASERFDAEDVVHVFEAEFPGQVRGMSPLVAALPVLNQASIAVEARLKQLQVAAMLSVILTSADGSDSFDGDPNPSLEPGAVLRARPGESVSVVNGPQSPEFGEFLKALYRQIAASIGTTYEALAADLEGTNYSSFRGGDLVARRKAEARRKVLLIEGLLEPVYSRWIAVERLAGRTVADEARKLGGTRLAGD, from the coding sequence ATGCTCGCCGCTCTCCGCAAATATCTGCCGGGCGCGAAACGCCGCAACGACGTCACCCGCGCTGTCAATGCCGCGTCCGAGGCGTGGCCGGATGCGCCAAGCGCGGTGTCCGGCGCTGCCGATTACCGGCAAGCGGCGCAGACCGTGGCTCAGCGTGTTGCGGGGCTATACGTGAACGATAGCGTCGCGCGGTCAGCCGTAGAATTGCTAATTTCTCAAATTGCCGGGACAGGCGTGCGGCTGAACACTGCCGATAACGAGCTGGACGCGGCTTTCAATGAGGCGCGGCTTGATCCTTCCCGGCGGCTCAGCTCGACAGCTATCCAGCGCGCCGCCATGCGGTCATGGGCGCTGACTGGCGAGGTGCTCGGAATCCACCGCGTCGTCGGTGCCGCCTATGCGTTCCAATTGCTTGATCCTGAACAATTGGACCGCTCCCGGAATGAAATTCGTGCCGACGGCGGCTCGATTGTCGCTGGCGTCGAAACAGACGCGCGCGGCGTTGTCGTGGCCTATTGGATTCTTCCCGACGCGCCGACCGCGCCGTTTGCGACCATCACAGCCTCCGAGCGATTCGACGCAGAGGACGTGGTGCACGTCTTCGAGGCCGAGTTTCCCGGTCAAGTGCGGGGCATGTCACCGCTTGTGGCGGCGCTGCCGGTTCTGAATCAGGCTTCCATTGCAGTCGAAGCGCGGCTGAAACAGTTGCAGGTCGCTGCCATGCTCTCTGTGATCCTGACTTCGGCTGACGGCAGTGACTCCTTCGACGGAGACCCAAATCCGAGCTTGGAGCCAGGAGCTGTCTTGAGAGCTAGGCCCGGTGAATCTGTTTCCGTAGTCAACGGGCCACAAAGCCCGGAGTTCGGCGAGTTCCTGAAGGCGCTATACCGCCAGATTGCTGCATCCATTGGCACGACTTACGAGGCATTGGCCGCAGATTTAGAGGGCACGAATTATTCAAGCTTTCGGGGCGGTGACTTAGTCGCGCGGCGCAAGGCCGAGGCTCGCCGCAAGGTGCTGCTGATCGAAGGCTTGCTTGAGCCGGTTTACTCGCGCTGGATTGCCGTCGAGCGATTAGCTGGCCGCACCGTCGCCGATGAGGCCCGCAAGCTGGGTGGAACCCGGTTGGCAGGAGATTGA
- a CDS encoding phage head-tail joining protein, which translates to MATLAELQSRLEALHKARDGGALTIEHGDKRITYRSDSELAAAIAGLERRIERANGQAAPRVIYPRISKGY; encoded by the coding sequence ATGGCCACGCTGGCAGAATTGCAGAGCCGTCTTGAGGCTCTGCACAAAGCCCGTGACGGCGGTGCGCTCACGATTGAGCACGGCGACAAGCGCATAACTTATCGCTCAGACTCCGAGCTGGCCGCCGCCATTGCCGGGCTCGAAAGACGTATCGAACGCGCGAACGGCCAAGCTGCGCCGCGCGTCATCTATCCACGTATCAGCAAGGGGTACTGA
- a CDS encoding DUF2190 family protein yields the protein MRNYIQPGDTLDLTAPAGGVQSGQILKIGDLVGVASTDAAEGHKVAVAVEGVFSLPKETGTGLSEGAKAYWTGSEISGTASGNTLCGHVIEAASAGAVTVKVRLSN from the coding sequence ATGCGTAATTACATTCAGCCGGGCGACACGCTCGACCTTACCGCACCTGCCGGGGGCGTCCAGTCGGGGCAGATCTTGAAGATTGGCGATCTGGTGGGCGTCGCGTCCACTGATGCCGCCGAAGGCCACAAGGTGGCCGTAGCCGTCGAAGGCGTGTTCTCGCTGCCCAAGGAAACAGGAACCGGGCTCTCTGAAGGAGCCAAAGCCTACTGGACCGGCTCCGAGATCAGCGGCACCGCGAGCGGCAACACGCTCTGCGGCCATGTGATCGAAGCGGCAAGCGCCGGGGCTGTCACCGTAAAGGTGCGGCTGTCTAACTAG
- a CDS encoding tyrosine-type recombinase/integrase, whose translation MKRRNPYPGLTRVIDRHKKVRWRFRMKGKPSCYIHGEYGSKEFERNYAAALKGEKPEAASTAPRGTFSWLIEQYKRTPEFHAIGSVYKRNLTLELDRFRREHGDKTVAGLRPHHVEALIAKRAETPAAANKLLKLIRRLCRFAVRRGVIPTDPTFGVKGFKTNPHGYHTWTDAEIAQFEAHHGLESKAVLAMRLMLYTGAARQDAAAMGWQNVKGDRIVYRRGKTGEEADIPIHPDLWAVLSLVPADQLLFVIHGKGRAYNAPTFGNWFHKMCAEAGLPHCSPHGLRKAGATRLANAGATEFEIMAFLAHKTPTEAKTYTKRANRAKLGDSGMKKLMTVSNPVVRLDIHRSNDLIRKEK comes from the coding sequence ATGAAACGCCGCAATCCGTACCCCGGCTTAACCCGCGTCATAGACCGGCATAAAAAGGTTCGCTGGCGGTTCCGCATGAAGGGTAAGCCGTCCTGCTATATCCATGGCGAATATGGCTCCAAAGAGTTCGAACGCAATTATGCCGCTGCTCTGAAGGGCGAAAAGCCCGAAGCTGCCTCCACCGCACCGCGAGGCACGTTTTCGTGGTTGATTGAGCAATACAAGCGCACGCCGGAGTTTCACGCTATCGGAAGCGTCTACAAGCGCAATCTGACGTTGGAGCTAGACCGTTTCCGGCGGGAGCACGGCGACAAGACTGTAGCCGGGCTGCGACCGCACCATGTCGAGGCTTTGATTGCGAAACGGGCTGAAACGCCGGCTGCGGCAAATAAGCTGCTCAAACTGATAAGGCGGCTGTGCCGCTTTGCCGTGCGGCGCGGTGTCATTCCCACCGACCCGACCTTTGGCGTGAAAGGCTTCAAGACGAATCCGCACGGCTATCACACGTGGACGGATGCTGAGATTGCGCAATTCGAAGCGCACCACGGGCTTGAGAGCAAAGCAGTGCTGGCTATGCGCCTTATGCTCTACACGGGCGCTGCACGGCAGGATGCCGCCGCGATGGGCTGGCAGAATGTCAAAGGCGACCGGATTGTGTATCGCCGAGGGAAGACGGGCGAAGAAGCCGACATACCGATTCACCCTGACTTGTGGGCGGTGCTTTCACTGGTGCCTGCCGATCAGCTGCTTTTTGTCATCCACGGCAAAGGGCGCGCCTACAATGCGCCGACCTTCGGAAACTGGTTTCACAAAATGTGCGCGGAGGCGGGCTTGCCGCATTGTTCGCCGCATGGGCTGCGCAAGGCCGGTGCCACAAGGCTTGCGAATGCCGGTGCCACCGAGTTCGAGATTATGGCGTTCCTGGCACACAAGACCCCGACCGAGGCCAAGACCTACACGAAGCGCGCCAACCGGGCAAAGCTCGGTGACTCGGGCATGAAAAAGCTCATGACGGTGTCCAACCCTGTTGTTAGGTTGGACATTCATCGCTCTAACGATTTGATTCGAAAGGAGAAATAA
- a CDS encoding YcbK family protein gives MPSPSRPSVNMGAALPGVRKGESLFEFSSKSGSSDADADIYEEEPAYQVASAAGMARLTPNGLLKQRESVDTACLKPALVGMLKAIERHYGKRIVVTSGYRSPSYNRRVRGARKSLHMYCAAADIQIAGVSKWELAKFVRSMPGRGGVGTYCHTKSVHVDVGPERDWNWRCRRRK, from the coding sequence ATGCCAAGCCCGTCCAGGCCCTCGGTCAATATGGGAGCAGCACTCCCCGGCGTGCGCAAGGGCGAGAGCCTCTTCGAGTTTTCCAGCAAATCCGGCAGCAGCGATGCGGATGCCGACATCTACGAAGAAGAGCCCGCCTATCAGGTTGCTTCGGCAGCAGGCATGGCGCGCCTCACGCCTAACGGCCTTCTCAAACAGCGCGAAAGCGTCGATACCGCTTGTCTCAAGCCTGCCCTGGTGGGGATGCTGAAGGCGATCGAACGCCATTACGGAAAACGAATCGTCGTCACCTCGGGCTACCGGAGCCCCAGCTACAACCGGCGCGTACGCGGAGCCCGCAAATCGCTTCACATGTATTGCGCCGCAGCCGACATTCAGATTGCGGGGGTCAGCAAATGGGAGCTGGCAAAGTTTGTCAGATCCATGCCGGGCCGTGGTGGTGTGGGCACTTATTGCCACACAAAGTCCGTTCATGTGGACGTTGGACCCGAGCGTGACTGGAACTGGCGCTGCCGTCGCAGAAAATAA
- a CDS encoding LL-diaminopimelate aminotransferase, which translates to MMEEFHKIRRLPPYVFEQVNRLKASARSRGADIIDLGMGNPDLPTPQAIVDKLCDVVRDPRTHRYSSSRGIPGLRRAQAAYYERRFGVKLDPETQVVATLGSKEGFANMAQAITAPGDVVLCPNPTYPIHAFGFIMSGGVVRAIPAEPDTNFIPALERAVRYSTPKPIALILNYPSNPTACMASLDFYRDVVAFARKNDLIILSDLAYSEIYFDTNPPPSVLEVPGAMDVTVEFTSMSKTFSMPGWRMGFAVGNERLIAALSRVKSYLDYGAFTPIQVAAAAALNSDGDEIREVREVYRRRRDVLVESFGRAGWEVPPPPATMFAWVPIPDGYRDLGSLEFSKLLVEKAEVAVAPGIGFGELGDNHVRIALVENEHRIRQAARSLKRFLATEPENTDNVITLGARR; encoded by the coding sequence ATGATGGAAGAGTTCCACAAGATCCGTCGGCTCCCGCCCTATGTGTTCGAACAGGTGAACCGCCTGAAGGCGAGCGCGCGCTCGCGCGGTGCCGACATCATCGATCTGGGCATGGGAAACCCCGATCTGCCAACGCCTCAGGCCATAGTCGACAAACTGTGCGACGTGGTGCGCGACCCGCGGACACATCGATATTCTTCCTCTCGTGGAATACCCGGACTTCGCCGGGCTCAGGCGGCATATTACGAACGCCGGTTCGGTGTGAAACTCGACCCCGAAACCCAGGTGGTTGCCACGCTGGGGTCCAAGGAAGGTTTTGCCAACATGGCTCAGGCGATTACCGCGCCGGGCGATGTGGTTTTGTGTCCCAATCCGACCTATCCCATCCATGCTTTCGGTTTCATCATGTCGGGCGGGGTGGTTCGTGCAATCCCGGCAGAACCGGACACGAATTTCATACCGGCTCTTGAGAGGGCGGTCCGGTACTCGACCCCGAAGCCGATCGCGCTGATTCTCAATTATCCATCGAACCCGACGGCCTGTATGGCTTCGCTGGATTTTTATCGGGATGTGGTTGCGTTTGCCCGCAAGAACGATCTCATCATCCTGTCGGATCTGGCCTATTCGGAAATCTATTTCGACACCAATCCGCCACCTTCCGTTCTGGAAGTGCCAGGCGCAATGGATGTGACGGTGGAGTTCACGTCGATGTCGAAGACATTTTCCATGCCCGGCTGGCGCATGGGATTTGCGGTTGGCAACGAACGTCTGATCGCTGCACTCTCGCGCGTGAAATCCTATCTGGATTATGGTGCTTTCACCCCCATCCAGGTGGCTGCGGCGGCTGCGCTGAACTCCGACGGCGATGAAATTCGGGAGGTTCGCGAGGTTTACCGGCGTCGCCGGGACGTGCTCGTGGAATCGTTCGGCCGTGCCGGTTGGGAAGTTCCCCCACCGCCGGCAACCATGTTTGCCTGGGTTCCGATCCCCGACGGCTATCGTGATCTCGGCTCGCTCGAATTTTCCAAGCTCCTGGTTGAAAAAGCCGAGGTGGCCGTGGCACCGGGCATCGGTTTTGGCGAGTTAGGCGACAATCACGTGCGCATTGCACTGGTGGAAAACGAGCATCGCATCCGGCAGGCTGCGCGCAGCCTCAAGCGCTTTCTTGCAACCGAACCGGAAAACACCGACAACGTCATCACGCTTGGCGCACGGCGCTGA
- a CDS encoding homoserine dehydrogenase — MAEALRIGIAGLGTVGASVVRCMTGKEAELTRQCGRVMALAAVSARDRNRDRGIEIGNAQWFDDPVELARSAEIDVFVELIGGDSGPAYDAVRAALEAGRHVVTANKALLSRHGVALAAIAEEKGVLLNYEAAVAGGIPVIKTMREALAGNEVSRVFGIMNGTANYILTRMEEEGLSFVDCLAEAQRLGYAEADPTFDIEGHDTAHKLSILTSLAFGCEISADDIYMEGISNISQADIRAASELGYRIKLLGVAVKTDSGIEQRVHPTMVPTHSVIAQVHGVTNAVAIETDVLGELLLSGPGAGGNATASAVIGDMADIAKSRPGFQHGPVFGRPAAELKPYTRARMRSHEGGYFIRMTVHDRAGVFAAIAKRMSDSDISLESIVQHADGGLPSEQKNVILVTHETTEAAVREAVEGVMKDGHLVDKPQVIRIERAA; from the coding sequence ATGGCCGAAGCGTTGCGTATTGGAATTGCGGGTCTGGGAACCGTGGGAGCTTCCGTTGTGCGCTGCATGACGGGCAAGGAAGCGGAACTGACCAGGCAATGCGGACGCGTGATGGCTCTGGCGGCGGTTTCTGCGCGTGACCGCAACCGTGATCGCGGTATCGAAATCGGCAATGCTCAATGGTTCGATGACCCTGTCGAACTGGCAAGATCGGCCGAGATCGACGTGTTTGTGGAACTGATCGGGGGGGACAGTGGGCCCGCCTATGACGCAGTCAGGGCAGCCCTCGAAGCCGGGCGCCATGTTGTCACGGCGAACAAGGCGCTCCTTTCTCGACACGGTGTTGCTCTGGCAGCGATTGCAGAGGAGAAAGGTGTCCTTCTGAACTATGAAGCGGCGGTCGCTGGTGGCATTCCGGTCATCAAGACCATGCGCGAAGCGCTTGCCGGAAACGAGGTGAGCCGGGTGTTCGGCATCATGAACGGCACGGCCAACTACATCCTCACACGGATGGAAGAGGAGGGGCTTTCCTTTGTGGATTGCCTGGCCGAGGCCCAGCGTCTTGGATACGCTGAAGCTGATCCGACGTTTGACATTGAGGGTCACGACACCGCGCACAAGCTCTCGATCCTGACCAGTCTTGCCTTTGGCTGCGAGATTTCGGCCGATGACATCTATATGGAGGGCATCTCCAATATCAGTCAGGCCGACATTCGTGCGGCCAGCGAGCTGGGTTACCGCATCAAGCTGCTCGGTGTCGCCGTGAAGACCGACAGCGGGATCGAGCAGCGGGTTCATCCGACCATGGTTCCGACGCACTCCGTCATTGCGCAGGTCCATGGCGTCACCAATGCAGTGGCAATCGAAACGGATGTTCTTGGCGAACTTCTCCTTTCGGGGCCCGGTGCCGGAGGAAATGCGACGGCATCTGCGGTGATCGGCGACATGGCCGATATTGCCAAGAGCCGTCCGGGCTTCCAGCACGGTCCTGTTTTCGGGCGTCCCGCCGCCGAGTTGAAGCCCTATACGCGAGCGCGCATGCGTTCTCATGAAGGTGGATATTTCATTCGGATGACGGTGCACGATCGCGCGGGCGTCTTTGCGGCAATCGCCAAGCGTATGTCCGATAGCGACATTTCTCTTGAATCGATCGTGCAGCACGCCGATGGCGGTCTGCCGAGCGAGCAGAAGAATGTGATTCTTGTCACCCACGAAACGACCGAAGCGGCAGTGCGCGAGGCGGTCGAGGGCGTGATGAAGGATGGCCATCTCGTTGACAAGCCGCAAGTTATCCGCATCGAGCGGGCAGCCTGA
- the glpX gene encoding class II fructose-bisphosphatase encodes MLKATQAGLDRILTLELVRVTERAAVAAARLRGRGDEKAADQVAVDAMRSELNRLPIKGTVVIGEGERDEAPMLYIGEEVGVGDGPEVDIALDPLEGTTICAKNLPNSLAVIAIAERGSLLYAPDVYMEKIAVGPGYPEGVVDLDAPAVENIEALAKAKGVPVNEITACILDRPRHARLIEDVRGTGAAIRLIGDGDVAGVIHTTDPDETGIDIYLGIGGAPEGVLAAAALRCIGGQMQGRLQLNTDEKVARAAKMGISDPGKVYRMDEMARGDVLFAATGVTDGNLLSGVKFGRDQISTHTIVMRSSSQTVREIIARHQDLDKF; translated from the coding sequence ATGTTAAAAGCCACGCAGGCGGGCCTTGACCGCATTCTCACGCTGGAACTCGTTCGTGTGACGGAGCGCGCCGCTGTGGCTGCAGCGCGGTTGCGCGGACGCGGCGACGAGAAGGCGGCAGACCAGGTTGCCGTCGACGCCATGCGCTCGGAACTGAACCGGCTGCCCATCAAGGGAACTGTCGTTATCGGTGAGGGCGAGCGCGACGAAGCGCCGATGCTCTATATCGGTGAGGAAGTGGGCGTTGGTGATGGTCCGGAGGTGGATATCGCGCTGGATCCGCTGGAAGGCACCACCATCTGCGCGAAAAACCTGCCCAACTCTCTGGCAGTGATTGCCATTGCGGAACGCGGCAGCCTGCTCTACGCGCCCGATGTTTACATGGAGAAGATTGCCGTTGGCCCTGGGTATCCGGAAGGGGTCGTGGACCTCGATGCACCCGCGGTGGAGAACATCGAGGCACTGGCGAAGGCCAAGGGTGTCCCGGTCAATGAGATCACCGCCTGCATTCTTGATCGTCCACGTCATGCGCGCCTGATCGAGGACGTTCGTGGCACAGGCGCCGCGATCCGCCTGATTGGCGATGGCGATGTGGCCGGCGTGATCCACACGACCGATCCCGACGAGACCGGCATCGACATCTACCTCGGTATCGGTGGAGCGCCAGAAGGCGTTCTTGCTGCGGCCGCTCTGCGCTGTATTGGCGGGCAGATGCAGGGCCGGCTCCAGCTCAACACGGATGAGAAGGTGGCGCGCGCGGCCAAGATGGGCATATCCGATCCCGGCAAGGTTTATCGCATGGACGAGATGGCCAGGGGGGATGTTCTCTTTGCCGCAACCGGCGTGACCGATGGCAACCTGCTTTCAGGCGTCAAGTTCGGCCGTGATCAGATCTCCACCCACACCATTGTCATGCGCTCTTCCTCGCAGACGGTTCGCGAGATCATTGCCCGGCATCAGGACCTGGACAAGTTCTGA
- the recJ gene encoding single-stranded-DNA-specific exonuclease RecJ has translation MTGEKRYFLDVRHSARGLAWVHRLDLRGENAALAMAQTHGIAEIVARVLAGRGVEMDKARRFLEPTIRDLLPDPSTLTDMDKAAERLAHAVRRGERVAIFGDYDVDGAVSSAMMKRFLMHYGIEAEIYIPDRIFEGYGPNPDAMRDLAGRASLIVTVDCGVNSVAAIAAANEAGADVVVLDHHQVGGELPDAVAVVNPNREDDLSGQGFLCAAGVVFLALVQTAKHLRQGGEGRKPPDLLAFLDLVALGTVCDVVPLVGVNRAFVVKGLLAARQMNTPGLAALARVSRIGEPLNPYHLGFMIGPRINAGGRIGNAALGSNLLASDDPAEAAKIAETLDRLNTERQDMETVMLAEARAEADAELMAGEGPAVLVTASDRWHPGIVGLLASRLKDHARRPTFAIAFDPSGKGTGSGRSIPGFDLGKIVREAVDEGILVKGGGHAMAAGITVEREKLGALRAFFEERAASAVKKLRDAESLKIDAALSADGASFELLAALETAGPFGSGHPTPVLALPRHRLADARIVGNGHIRAELRSQTGARMEAIAFRAAETDLGNFLFANRGATIHVAGTMAANHWNGTKRIQLRLQDAASA, from the coding sequence ATGACTGGCGAAAAACGATACTTTCTCGATGTCCGGCACTCCGCGCGTGGTCTTGCATGGGTGCACCGACTTGACCTGCGTGGTGAAAACGCTGCGCTGGCGATGGCGCAGACCCATGGTATTGCGGAGATCGTGGCGCGCGTCCTCGCCGGCCGCGGGGTGGAGATGGATAAGGCGAGACGTTTTCTCGAGCCGACCATACGCGACCTCCTGCCTGACCCATCGACGCTGACGGATATGGACAAGGCCGCCGAACGGCTAGCGCACGCTGTGCGGCGGGGTGAGAGGGTGGCTATCTTCGGCGACTACGATGTTGATGGGGCCGTCTCCTCTGCCATGATGAAGCGGTTCCTGATGCATTATGGCATTGAGGCCGAAATCTACATTCCCGACCGTATTTTTGAAGGATATGGCCCCAATCCCGACGCGATGCGCGACCTTGCGGGGCGGGCGAGCCTCATTGTCACGGTGGATTGCGGCGTGAACAGTGTTGCCGCAATCGCGGCGGCAAACGAGGCCGGCGCGGATGTGGTGGTTCTTGATCACCACCAGGTGGGTGGCGAGTTGCCGGATGCGGTGGCCGTCGTTAACCCCAACCGCGAGGACGACCTTTCGGGGCAGGGCTTTTTGTGTGCTGCGGGTGTCGTGTTTCTGGCGCTTGTACAGACGGCCAAGCACCTGCGACAGGGCGGCGAGGGCAGGAAACCGCCGGATCTGCTTGCCTTTCTGGATCTGGTGGCGCTTGGAACCGTTTGCGATGTGGTCCCGCTGGTAGGGGTCAACCGTGCCTTTGTCGTCAAGGGGCTTCTGGCGGCGCGTCAGATGAACACACCGGGACTGGCGGCGCTGGCGCGGGTGTCGAGGATCGGCGAACCGCTCAACCCCTATCATCTGGGTTTCATGATCGGTCCGCGCATCAATGCGGGTGGGCGCATTGGCAATGCAGCGCTGGGCAGCAATCTGTTGGCCAGTGACGATCCGGCCGAGGCCGCAAAGATCGCCGAGACACTCGACCGGCTCAACACCGAACGACAGGATATGGAAACGGTGATGCTGGCCGAAGCCAGGGCCGAGGCCGATGCCGAATTGATGGCGGGCGAGGGGCCTGCTGTTCTGGTGACGGCGAGCGACCGCTGGCATCCGGGCATAGTGGGTTTGCTGGCGTCACGTCTCAAGGATCATGCCCGGCGACCGACCTTTGCGATCGCGTTTGATCCGAGCGGAAAAGGCACCGGGTCCGGACGCTCCATACCCGGATTCGATCTCGGGAAAATTGTACGTGAGGCGGTGGACGAGGGCATTCTGGTGAAGGGCGGCGGACATGCGATGGCAGCCGGTATCACTGTAGAGCGCGAGAAACTCGGGGCGCTGCGGGCGTTCTTCGAGGAACGTGCCGCGAGTGCCGTGAAGAAGCTGCGGGATGCGGAAAGTCTGAAAATCGATGCGGCACTGTCTGCCGACGGCGCCAGCTTTGAGCTGCTTGCCGCTTTGGAAACGGCAGGACCATTCGGATCGGGACACCCCACACCGGTTCTGGCGCTTCCGCGACATCGCCTGGCGGACGCGCGGATCGTGGGCAACGGACACATTCGCGCTGAACTGCGCTCGCAGACCGGTGCGCGCATGGAGGCGATTGCGTTCCGTGCTGCCGAAACCGATCTCGGCAATTTTCTCTTCGCCAATCGCGGCGCCACAATCCATGTTGCGGGGACGATGGCAGCCAATCACTGGAACGGTACGAAACGCATTCAGCTGCGCCTACAGGACGCGGCGAGTGCGTAA
- a CDS encoding patatin family protein — translation MLDWASLRRKQENRELEMISPEPPQIEPVPDPTPRNGIALALGGGAARGWAHIGVLRALEEANVPIGMIAGTSIGALVGGCYLAGKLDELEEFARSLTKRRIFGLLDINFGGSGLFGGMKLTARMEEHLRDVTFDDLAKPFVCVAAEIRTGHEIWLSSGSLITAMRASYALPGVFEPVTCNGRVLVDGALVNPVPVSACRSYEQPLVMAVNLHYDLFGRAAVIKHAADMPSETGGDDKLPLVVDKGPQKRDQRLGITGVMVEAFNIIQDRISRARMAGDPPDLSLQPKLGHIGLTEFHRADEAIAIGYETTQARLAELDRLIAVLG, via the coding sequence ATGCTCGATTGGGCATCTCTACGCAGAAAACAGGAAAACCGGGAACTCGAGATGATTTCTCCGGAACCGCCTCAAATCGAGCCAGTTCCCGACCCGACGCCCCGCAACGGCATCGCCCTGGCACTGGGCGGCGGTGCGGCGCGTGGTTGGGCGCACATTGGAGTGCTGCGTGCCCTTGAGGAAGCAAATGTCCCCATTGGCATGATTGCGGGCACCTCTATCGGCGCACTGGTTGGCGGCTGTTATCTGGCAGGGAAACTGGACGAGCTCGAAGAATTCGCGCGCTCCCTGACCAAGCGTCGCATCTTCGGCTTGCTCGACATTAATTTCGGCGGAAGCGGCCTTTTTGGCGGGATGAAGCTGACCGCACGCATGGAGGAACATCTGCGGGACGTCACATTCGACGATCTTGCAAAACCCTTCGTCTGCGTCGCGGCAGAAATCCGTACCGGGCATGAGATCTGGCTGTCGAGCGGATCGCTCATCACGGCAATGCGCGCGTCATATGCCCTGCCGGGCGTGTTCGAACCGGTTACGTGCAATGGCCGTGTGCTGGTTGATGGCGCGCTTGTGAACCCGGTTCCCGTTTCCGCCTGCCGCTCCTACGAGCAACCGCTCGTTATGGCCGTCAACCTCCACTACGACCTTTTCGGGCGCGCCGCAGTCATCAAGCATGCGGCGGATATGCCGAGCGAAACCGGAGGCGACGACAAACTGCCCCTCGTTGTCGACAAGGGACCTCAAAAACGTGATCAGCGGCTCGGCATTACCGGCGTGATGGTTGAGGCGTTCAACATCATTCAGGACCGGATTTCCCGCGCCCGCATGGCCGGCGATCCGCCTGACCTGTCATTGCAGCCCAAGCTCGGACACATAGGTCTGACCGAATTTCACCGGGCAGATGAGGCCATTGCCATCGGATATGAGACCACCCAGGCCCGTCTGGCGGAACTTGATCGGCTGATTGCGGTTCTGGGTTAA
- the hisI gene encoding phosphoribosyl-AMP cyclohydrolase, with protein MPTVSFSPASSDKAALEEGAAFTPRFDANGLITAVVTDADTNALLMVAHMNSDALAATLETGIAHYWSRSRGELWKKGETSGNVQHIVSIATDCDQDAVHLNVRVTGKGATCHTGRRTCFYRNVSIRDGKPVLIDLGLKPLAD; from the coding sequence ATGCCGACAGTCTCCTTTTCCCCTGCCTCATCCGACAAGGCTGCGCTTGAGGAAGGCGCGGCTTTCACACCGCGTTTCGATGCGAATGGCCTTATCACTGCCGTGGTGACAGACGCTGATACGAACGCTCTCCTGATGGTGGCGCATATGAACAGCGACGCGCTCGCAGCCACGCTGGAGACAGGCATCGCCCACTACTGGTCGCGCTCGCGCGGAGAATTGTGGAAGAAGGGAGAAACTTCCGGCAATGTCCAGCACATTGTCTCCATAGCGACCGATTGCGATCAGGATGCGGTGCATCTGAACGTACGCGTCACCGGCAAAGGAGCGACCTGTCACACCGGGCGCCGCACCTGTTTCTACCGAAATGTGAGCATTCGCGACGGAAAACCCGTACTGATCGATCTTGGACTGAAGCCTTTGGCTGATTAA